The following is a genomic window from Mus caroli chromosome 17, CAROLI_EIJ_v1.1, whole genome shotgun sequence.
AATGGACAGGGAAATGGCCAGAACAGGAGACAGCTGAAGGTAATTCAGCTGAAGAAAATTTGGACCATGATGAACTTTGGGCTAGCATGCGGCCTCCCTCCCCTCAAAAAAAGGACCCAGCATGACCGAGCTAAAGTACAAGGTGGGGAGGCAAACTGCTCCTTAGATGCCTTTGAGGGGTGACAATGGCTAACCTACACTACTTCCCCTTCCAGACAGAGGTCACAAATGGCACCTTGGTAGCAGCTTGTGTGAATGCTGCCTCCCCTTTCCTCAGCTTCAACACTTCACTCAACTGCACCACAGGTATTCTGGGCAGGCAGTTTTGGTGGAGAGACTGACTGGCCCCTCTAGCCACCTCTGACAGGCCCTCCCACCCCATGCAGCCTTCTTCCAGGGCTATCCCATGTTTCTGAGTGCCTCATCTCACATGGCCAACCTCATCATCCCCTATCCGGAGACAGACAACTGGTACCTCTCCTTGCAGCTTGTGTGCCCTGAGAGTCCTGAGTATGTGAATCTGGGCCTGGGCAACATGACATGGGCTGGTAGCAGTGGAGAGTGGGAAGCATCTATGAGTTTGGAGGGGTTCTCCTTTTCCACCTGCCCCCATCCCACAGCAGCACAAGCAGGGGAAATGGGAATCCCAGCCATTGGAGCCTGGAGGGCTTGGCTCTAGGCCTGGGAGTCCTAGTGGTAGAGCCGCCAACAGGAGCTCTACAACCAGCCTTCTCAGGCCACTTCTTTGTAGGGATTGTGAACAGGCTGTGGTTCGCGTGGAGACCATCTTGTATCTGGTGCCCTGTTTGAATGACTGTGGGCCCTACGGCCAGTGTCTCCTGCTCCGTAGATACGGCTATGTGTATGCAGGCTGCAGCTGCAAGGCAGGTGAGGATGAGCTTGCCAGGCCAAGCAGGGGTGAcactccctcccactcctcctcatGCTACCCTGCTAACTTGGGACCCCCAGTCTAGGCTTAAGGGACACTgattggtggggtggggtggggtgctgcCTCCTGACTGGCATTGCTTGCATCCTGACTGCCCTTACCCACTCAGTGCCTACAGTTGTCTGCCTTAACCACTCCTGTCTGAGCTGTGTCCTACTGCTCACACTTTGTTGTGACTACATATGGATTCACACTTTTCCTCGACAGTCTCTATGTCTGTCCATGCGTGCCACACTGGCTCCTACATGTCCACATATCTCTACATCTGTCCCTACCAACTTATCACACCTGCCTGCCCTTACCTACACATACTGGTTCACACAGCTTTCTCCGTGCTCATGCCTGCTCACAGCAGAACACACTTGGCCACGCCTACCTGTGTCTACACACACCCATCCATACCAGTTTCCCTGTACCAACTATGCTTATCCCTCCTTCTCCACTCCTGACCATGCCTGCTGTGGATACACATGCTCGTCCAGACCCTCCCGTGCCTACATGCATCTTCCACTTTTGTCCCCACTTGCCCGTGCCTGCCCACtcttgcatatacatatactactAATAGATACACTAGTATCTATTAGTGTGGATTTCCTCCTCCTATGTCCGTGGATTCCCTCAGGCTTGTCTACACAGCATCCTCTGGGCGAGGAAGGGCCCTAAAGTTCAGAAGCTCATGCCTAGGTATTGCGTGGCCCCCAGGTTGGCGTGGGTGGAGCTGCACCGACAACAGCACAGCACAGACCGTagcccagcagagggcagcagcgCTTCTGCTCACGCTCAGCAACCTCATGTTCCTGGCCCCCATTGCTATATCCCTGCACCGCTCCTTCCTGGTCGAGGCCTCAGTCTACTTTTACACCATGTTCTTCTCCACGGTAGGCTTGGCCCTAACCCTCTTGGGAACTCTGAGTGGGGAGGTCAGGTCTGCTTGCTCATTGCTTCACCTCACAGTTCTACCACGCCTGTGACCAGCCCGGGGAGGCAGTGTTGTGCATCCTCAGTTATGACACGCTACAGTACTGCGACTTTCTGGGCTCTGGGGCGTCCACCTGGGTGACCATTCTTTGCATGGCCCGTCTGAAGACAATCCTGAAACAGGTGAGTGGCCTCTGATGCCAAGCCCGGGCTCCAGGGAAGAGGGGCCCTCACATACAGTACATGAAGTGGCAAAGAGGGATAGAACAGATAGGACTGGGTATCGAATCTCACAAGAGAACTCATTATCCACTGGTGGAGGACGTTGTAGGAAGCTGTGAGGGAAAGGTGTAGCCATCAGGACGCCAGGAAAGAAGATGGGGACTGGGACCCTAATCTCAAAGAGGAGTCAGGGCAGGCCTCCCTGAGAAGCTGGAGCCATGTTCCTGGGTTCCTTGTCTAAGGGCACTTGGGGATTTTATGCAGCATCTGGACAGTAGAGGTGACTTTTCAGTGCTTGTGAGCTGTGTCCTCTATTTACAGCCTGGGTACTGCCCATCAGGGGCACACATATCATCTCAAAGAGTGGGAGGAGAAAGTTCTGGAATTTGGAGATCCAGCAGGCAGTGGGCAGATAGAAACTTAAGCGTGGGTCCCCTCCCAGGTTGCATCTAAGGCCATCCTGATTGTAGATCCTGGAAGGCTTGGTATGCACGGTCATGCAAGTGTGTACAAGACTGCCCATTAGGAGTGGACATcatcgccgggcggtggtggcgcacgcctttaatcccagcacttgggaggcagaggcaggcggatttctgagttcgaggccagcctggtctacaaaNNNNNNNNNNNNNNNNNNNNNNNNNNNNNNNNNNNNNNNNNagacaaccccccccccaaaaaaaaaaaaaaaaaaaaaaaaaaaaaaaaaaaaaggagtggacATCATCACCTAGTCCTCCAAAGGTCCTTTGGACACAGTAAAGGGACTAGAGGAAGGGTACTTCCCTCCCAGGGGCTGAGCAGGAATGGGGCAGAATCTGCCAGCGACACTTAAGAGGAGCCGGCAGAGGAGGGGCCAGAATGTTGGGAAACTGACCTGATCACCGGTGCCTATCGTGTCTTGTGCTATCACAGGTGATTCCAGCCAAAGGCTTCTACCACCTCACAAACCACTGTGTCTCTCCTAGGTACTACTTGTCCTCGGCACACTCGTCATCGCCATGTCCTTGCAGATGGATCGCAGGGGCATCTGGAACTTGATGGGACCTTGTGTCTTTGCTTTTGTGATCATGGCCTCCATGTGGGTAAGGAGCAGGGCATATAGTCTCCTGTTCAGACTCATGGAGAAGAGAGCCAGGCCCTTAATTCCAGTTGTGCTGGGAGGGCCCCAAAACTCCACATCTGTTTAGAGCTGGTAGCAGCTACCCATAGAGCCCCAGTCTGGCTGTGTGCCTTAGGTCTTGTGCCGATAACCACTAGGCATGAGGCCATATGCAGTTCTCTTGCCCAGATCTGGATAGACCATACCTCTTGGCTCTGGGTCtgcaccaaccaaccaactcccATGTGGCTATCCATTCTAGATATACCGCTGTGGGCACCGGGGGCAGTGCTACCCGACCTCCTGGCAGCGCTGGGTCTTCTACCTCCTGCCTGGCATCTCCATGGCTTCCGTTGGCATCGCCATGTATACTTCAATGATGACCAGTGACAATTACTACTACACCCACAGCATTTGGCACATCCTACTGGCTGGTAGTGCAGCATTTCTTCTGCCACCACGAGAGGAAAAAGCTGGATCCTGGACCTGTTTGCAGAAGTTCCCTTGTCACTACCAGATCTGCAGGAATGATCGGGATGAGTTGTACACAGTGACCTGATAAGGCTGGTTCATGGACACCTGAAACTCTAATGACCTCTTCAGCTAGGACAAACGGGAGAGGTGCCTGTCTAGCCCCAACCAGGTTTCCATCTGAATAAAATTGT
Proteins encoded in this region:
- the Tmem8a gene encoding post-GPI attachment to proteins factor 6 isoform X4, giving the protein MLLDNTSVNISHPAPGDWFLVAHLPPSSQKIQVKGFVPTCAYIFQPDMLVMRVVEVSTLEPDVPLQQTLLSYPSYLKIFVPEYTQELRLELQGCVSSVSPGCPVRLTVGATTLPRNFQRVLTCTGLAPSCHLLLSSPPWGRWLQVTFESLAEPHVTVGFTAKATFTVCKPWSVTVHHLIQNNPNQTYNTSAIQLSQSAVHRDLGRSSREDSGPFCLLNYPVLREDTDVVSVHFQPLNGAFVLVHSSMPSVMQLRLDTGMDSGGSFIIVLRTNKTEVTNGTLVAACVNAASPFLSFNTSLNCTTAFFQGYPMFLSASSHMANLIIPYPETDNWYLSLQLVCPESPEDCEQAVVRVETILYLVPCLNDCGPYGQCLLLRRYGYVYAGCSCKAGWRGWSCTDNSTAQTVAQQRAAALLLTLSNLMFLAPIAISLHRSFLVEASVYFYTMFFSTFYHACDQPGEAVLCILSYDTLQYCDFLGSGASTWVTILCMARLKTILKQVLLVLGTLVIAMSLQMDRRGIWNLMGPCVFAFVIMASMWIYRCGHRGQCYPTSWQRWVFYLLPGISMASVGIAMYTSMMTSDNYYYTHSIWHILLAGSAAFLLPPREEKAGSWTCLQKFPCHYQICRNDRDELYTVT